In Actinoplanes sp. NBC_00393, a single genomic region encodes these proteins:
- a CDS encoding NAD(P)-dependent oxidoreductase: MGSIVVFGAGGRAGRAAVAEARRRGHQVTAVVREPDKYAALPGEGVRLVAGDVTDRDSVARVAAGHDAAISAVYDAGAEPAAFFTSASQALLSGLPQGGVGRLLVVGLASVLPDASGVALMDTPGYPQEYRSFYLAHAAGAQVLGTAGSDLDWLIVSPAGDFDHDGEHSGRYRTAAADAASRISYPDFAVVLVDEVDAPKHHRMHLGVEGC; this comes from the coding sequence ATGGGCAGCATTGTGGTGTTCGGTGCGGGCGGCCGGGCCGGGCGGGCAGCCGTTGCTGAGGCACGCCGGCGTGGTCACCAGGTCACTGCTGTGGTGCGGGAACCGGACAAGTACGCCGCCCTCCCGGGCGAGGGCGTGCGGCTGGTGGCCGGTGACGTGACCGACAGGGACAGCGTCGCCCGGGTCGCCGCTGGGCATGATGCGGCGATCAGCGCGGTGTACGACGCCGGCGCTGAACCCGCCGCCTTCTTCACCAGCGCCTCCCAAGCCCTGCTCAGCGGGCTGCCGCAGGGGGGTGTGGGGCGGCTGCTGGTGGTCGGCCTGGCGTCGGTGCTGCCGGACGCCTCCGGGGTGGCGTTGATGGACACGCCGGGATATCCGCAGGAGTACCGCTCGTTCTATCTCGCGCACGCCGCCGGGGCGCAGGTGCTGGGCACGGCGGGCAGCGACCTCGACTGGCTGATCGTCAGCCCGGCCGGCGACTTCGACCACGACGGGGAACACAGCGGGAGATACCGTACGGCTGCAGCTGACGCGGCGAGTCGCATCTCGTACCCCGATTTTGCGGTGGTGTTGGTCGACGAAGTCGACGCCCCCAAGCATCACCGGATGCATCTCGGCGTCGAGGGGTGCTGA
- a CDS encoding nitroreductase/quinone reductase family protein, translated as MVSDSPNAWVAEHIRRFVATGGNARPGMNDLLLTTRGRRSGKSRRTALVYVRDGDRYVVAASNAGADRHPFWYLNLLADPRVAVQIGAETFAATARTATGQERSRLWELMVAAMPSYEEYRKATSREIPVVILTAAGSGHHDEPAAP; from the coding sequence ATGGTTTCCGACAGCCCGAACGCCTGGGTGGCCGAGCACATCCGCCGTTTCGTGGCGACCGGCGGCAATGCCCGGCCCGGCATGAACGACCTGCTGCTGACCACCCGGGGCCGTAGGTCGGGCAAGTCGCGCCGCACCGCGCTGGTCTACGTGCGAGACGGCGACCGCTACGTGGTGGCCGCCTCCAACGCCGGAGCGGACCGGCATCCCTTCTGGTATCTCAACCTGCTGGCCGATCCCCGGGTTGCTGTGCAGATCGGCGCCGAGACCTTCGCCGCGACGGCGCGGACCGCCACCGGGCAGGAGCGATCGCGGCTGTGGGAACTGATGGTTGCGGCGATGCCGTCCTATGAGGAGTACCGGAAGGCGACCAGCCGGGAGATTCCGGTGGTGATACTCACCGCGGCCGGCTCAGGGCACCACGACGAGCCGGCTGCCCCGTAG
- a CDS encoding tetratricopeptide repeat protein, whose protein sequence is MAQDERAEESGDYARELARFAADLTTLRIEQGNPSLTDISRRAPGSRSLSPSAISEALGGRRLPGIDFLMALVKTLLLLGEHRPPAEDDPRLDRWRQRWRELQRLKTDERRSRLAAPPAATPASEQDPLRCFVAMPGESMGAAAWDDIPAIRKQLLEPVARAIGVLIGRDVKLILEKEKTRPGVIHSSMFGEARDAELYIADLTGANPNVYLELGVRWATRDNVTIVICQDLDEVKFNPRVVRVIPYSRDAVEESIQRIAEAAADGLENAEHVDSPVRHAAPAVTLSRAELDSMRQERADMTAELARLREQLAEDLLEAAHSTTSSRRKVLLLELAVDRNPASWQAHYELGSIFRREGRHHEAVQALRFATELRPGHAPAWRELGTALGKIPGSAQEATVAFERALELDDRDAETWATQGGLLRRMARSRTSGTLDQELLDRALTCYRRAAELSPNNLYPLMNEARIMLLLAGLRRTGTAAIRDRLGQLEHLARFAAYNDSADPWVAFDLADTLILTGRSEEGLAELRRAAALCPAEERTATLKTVAEPMNDLLAVAEVLDPEVAAAVRAAVETCKNLAFLD, encoded by the coding sequence ATGGCACAGGACGAACGCGCTGAGGAGTCGGGTGACTACGCCCGGGAACTCGCCCGGTTCGCCGCTGACCTCACCACGCTGCGTATTGAGCAAGGCAATCCGTCGTTGACGGATATCAGCCGGCGGGCGCCCGGCTCGCGGTCGCTGTCGCCGTCCGCGATCAGTGAGGCGCTCGGTGGGCGGCGGCTGCCGGGCATCGACTTTTTGATGGCGCTGGTGAAGACGCTGCTGCTTCTCGGTGAGCACCGGCCGCCGGCCGAGGACGATCCGCGGCTCGACCGGTGGCGGCAGCGGTGGCGGGAGCTGCAGCGCCTGAAGACCGACGAGCGCAGATCCCGGCTGGCGGCTCCGCCGGCGGCGACTCCCGCCTCGGAGCAGGATCCGCTGCGGTGTTTCGTCGCGATGCCGGGCGAAAGCATGGGAGCGGCGGCGTGGGACGACATTCCGGCGATTCGGAAGCAGCTGTTGGAGCCGGTTGCGCGCGCTATCGGCGTACTGATCGGCCGTGACGTGAAGTTGATCCTGGAGAAGGAGAAGACCCGGCCGGGAGTGATCCACAGCTCGATGTTCGGGGAGGCGCGGGATGCTGAGCTCTACATCGCCGATCTGACCGGCGCGAACCCGAACGTCTACCTGGAGCTCGGGGTGCGCTGGGCGACCCGTGACAACGTGACGATCGTGATCTGCCAGGACCTTGATGAGGTCAAGTTCAATCCCCGCGTGGTTCGGGTGATCCCGTACAGCAGGGACGCCGTGGAGGAGTCGATCCAGCGGATCGCGGAGGCGGCTGCTGACGGCCTGGAGAACGCGGAGCATGTGGACAGTCCGGTCCGTCACGCCGCTCCGGCGGTGACGCTGTCGCGCGCCGAGCTGGACTCCATGCGCCAGGAGCGCGCGGACATGACCGCCGAGCTGGCCCGGTTGCGCGAGCAGTTGGCCGAGGATCTGCTGGAGGCGGCGCACAGCACCACCAGTTCCCGCCGTAAGGTGCTGCTTCTCGAACTCGCCGTGGACCGCAATCCGGCCAGCTGGCAGGCGCACTACGAGCTGGGGTCGATCTTTCGCCGGGAGGGCCGGCACCACGAGGCCGTCCAGGCGCTGCGGTTCGCGACCGAGCTGCGGCCCGGTCACGCGCCGGCCTGGCGGGAGCTCGGCACCGCGCTGGGCAAGATTCCCGGGTCGGCGCAGGAGGCGACCGTGGCGTTCGAGCGGGCGCTGGAACTCGACGACCGTGACGCCGAGACCTGGGCCACCCAGGGTGGTCTGTTGCGCCGGATGGCCCGGTCGAGGACGTCCGGAACCCTGGATCAGGAGCTGCTCGATCGGGCGCTCACCTGTTACCGGCGGGCGGCGGAGCTGTCGCCGAACAACCTCTATCCGCTGATGAACGAGGCGCGGATCATGCTGCTGCTCGCCGGGCTGCGGCGCACCGGCACCGCGGCGATCCGGGACCGGCTCGGGCAGCTGGAGCACCTGGCGCGGTTCGCTGCGTACAACGACAGCGCGGACCCGTGGGTCGCGTTCGACCTGGCGGACACGCTGATCCTGACCGGACGGTCCGAGGAGGGGCTGGCCGAATTGCGGCGGGCGGCGGCGCTGTGCCCGGCTGAGGAACGGACCGCCACGCTCAAGACCGTGGCCGAGCCGATGAACGACCTGCTGGCGGTCGCGGAGGTGCTCGATCCCGAGGTGGCCGCCGCGGTCCGCGCCGCCGTCGAGACCTGCAAGAACCTGGCCTTCCTGGACTAG
- a CDS encoding GH92 family glycosyl hydrolase, which translates to MRIRALIGVTTLLSGLLAVLPATPAAAAPGDFSTGFEAGQPQPTWTNTAETSAGVGGYCCALTGMESGVRTETARSGTAALMYSGTDQSTTQSYSYQRILDVDLPVTATSSLSYWLYPQSGGHLDVAVDLAFTDGTYLRDSGAVDQHGIRLHPTFQGNGSVLTFNTWNHITSAIGAYTAGKTIDRILIGYDQPANTGVFRGYLDDLEIRQDAPALRLSDYVETRRGSDSNSGYSLGNTFPGATVPHGFNFWTPITNGNSDNWLYEWDDTTVQGFGISHEPSPWIADYAQLQIMPMTGAVKSTPDARQSTFSHANEVAKAHYYKTRLDTYAITAEIAPTDHAGVMRFAFPATSEAVILFDTVDSAGGTLAVDTAARTISGEITHRGQRMFVHATVDKAIAASGTITGQGATSWIRFATGANEQVTLRIATSFISVAQARANLAQEVGDKNLDTVREEAAALWDSRLGSVRIEGANTNRLITFYSNLYRAFMYPNNRSEMAGGVRRHHSPYDNQVHDGQMYVNNGFWDTSRAAWPLYTLLTPTKTGEMLDGFVNAYQQSGWTPRWSGPHSVGLMVGSNQDLAFADAYLKGVRNFDYQAAYASMVKNATVWAPATRDGRIGNQVSLFKGYVPTGVAGESAAWTLEDATNDFGIAQLAAALGNSEDAAYFRNRSLDYANLYSPTVGFFRGRQSNGNWRTSDADFKPHLWGCEFTEGAPWHYATPAPHDPQGMANLYGGRAQLAAKIDSVFAASRDYLPGCYGGVIHEMREAYDADMGQYAHSNEPIHHMLWMYNYAGTPSKTQDRVRHVLTTQYGPGPGYLGDEDNGQMSAWYVFGALGFYPARMGSTDYTIGAPLHPRATVTLENGRTFTVAAPGVSDTNRYVQSVRLNGVAYTKNYLTHADLLAGGTLDFVMGPNPSSWGSATADLPPSLTTGTARPAQLTDRATGGTLTVTGENPPTETKAALTDDTSATKWLTMAGTATLTNRLTGAAAIKQYTLTSGNDAPERDSRAWTLQGSPDGTTWTTLDTRSNIDFAHRRQTRAFVIPGNPGAYQQHRLQITANHGAPMTQLAEWQLLG; encoded by the coding sequence ATGAGAATCCGGGCCCTGATCGGCGTAACCACCCTGCTCAGCGGCCTGCTGGCCGTCCTGCCGGCCACCCCGGCAGCCGCCGCACCCGGCGACTTCAGCACCGGATTCGAGGCCGGGCAACCCCAGCCGACCTGGACGAACACCGCCGAGACGAGCGCCGGAGTCGGCGGCTACTGCTGCGCGCTGACCGGCATGGAAAGCGGCGTACGCACCGAGACCGCCCGGTCCGGCACGGCCGCCCTGATGTACTCCGGCACCGATCAGAGCACCACCCAGTCGTACTCCTACCAGCGCATCCTCGACGTCGACCTGCCGGTGACCGCGACCAGCTCACTGTCCTACTGGCTGTACCCGCAGTCCGGCGGGCACCTCGACGTCGCCGTCGACCTGGCCTTCACCGACGGCACCTACCTGCGTGACTCCGGCGCCGTCGACCAGCACGGCATCCGGCTGCACCCCACCTTCCAGGGCAACGGATCCGTGCTCACCTTCAACACCTGGAACCACATCACCTCGGCGATCGGCGCCTACACCGCCGGAAAGACGATCGACCGGATCCTGATCGGTTACGACCAGCCGGCCAACACCGGGGTGTTCCGCGGCTACCTCGACGACCTCGAGATCCGCCAGGACGCCCCCGCGCTGCGGCTCAGCGACTACGTCGAGACCCGGCGCGGCTCCGACTCCAACAGCGGGTACTCGCTCGGCAACACCTTCCCCGGCGCGACCGTGCCGCACGGCTTCAACTTCTGGACGCCGATCACGAACGGCAACAGCGACAACTGGCTGTACGAGTGGGACGACACCACCGTGCAGGGCTTCGGGATCAGCCACGAGCCCAGCCCGTGGATCGCCGACTACGCCCAATTGCAGATCATGCCGATGACCGGCGCCGTCAAATCCACCCCCGACGCGCGGCAATCCACGTTCAGTCACGCCAACGAGGTCGCCAAGGCCCACTACTACAAGACACGGCTCGACACGTACGCCATCACCGCTGAAATCGCGCCCACCGACCATGCCGGAGTGATGCGCTTCGCGTTCCCCGCCACCAGCGAAGCGGTGATCCTTTTCGACACCGTCGACAGCGCCGGCGGAACCCTCGCCGTCGACACCGCGGCCCGCACCATCTCCGGCGAGATCACCCACCGTGGTCAGCGGATGTTCGTGCACGCCACCGTGGACAAGGCGATCGCCGCCTCCGGCACCATCACCGGGCAGGGCGCCACCAGCTGGATCCGGTTCGCCACCGGCGCCAATGAGCAGGTCACGCTGCGCATCGCCACCAGCTTCATCAGCGTGGCCCAGGCCCGCGCGAATCTCGCGCAGGAGGTCGGCGACAAGAACCTGGACACGGTACGCGAGGAAGCCGCCGCCCTCTGGGACAGCCGCCTCGGCAGCGTCCGGATCGAGGGCGCCAACACCAACCGGCTGATCACTTTCTACTCCAACCTGTACCGCGCGTTCATGTATCCCAACAACCGCTCGGAGATGGCCGGCGGGGTGCGCCGGCACCACAGCCCCTACGACAACCAGGTCCACGACGGGCAGATGTATGTCAACAACGGCTTCTGGGACACCTCCCGGGCCGCCTGGCCGCTGTACACGCTGCTCACCCCGACGAAGACCGGCGAGATGCTGGACGGGTTCGTCAACGCGTACCAGCAGAGCGGCTGGACACCGCGCTGGTCCGGGCCGCACAGCGTCGGCCTGATGGTCGGCAGCAACCAGGACCTGGCGTTCGCCGACGCGTACCTCAAAGGCGTCCGCAACTTCGACTACCAGGCGGCGTACGCCTCCATGGTGAAGAACGCGACCGTCTGGGCGCCCGCCACCCGCGACGGTCGCATCGGTAACCAAGTCTCGCTGTTCAAGGGTTACGTGCCCACCGGCGTCGCGGGCGAATCGGCGGCCTGGACCCTCGAGGACGCCACCAACGACTTCGGTATCGCGCAGCTGGCCGCCGCCCTCGGCAACAGCGAGGACGCCGCCTACTTCCGCAATCGGTCCCTGGACTACGCCAACCTCTACTCCCCCACCGTCGGGTTCTTCCGCGGCAGACAGAGCAACGGCAACTGGCGCACCAGCGACGCCGACTTCAAACCGCACCTGTGGGGCTGCGAATTCACCGAGGGCGCGCCCTGGCACTACGCCACCCCCGCGCCGCACGACCCGCAGGGCATGGCCAATCTGTACGGCGGCCGCGCCCAACTCGCCGCGAAGATCGACTCGGTGTTCGCGGCGTCCCGTGACTACCTGCCCGGCTGCTACGGCGGCGTCATCCACGAGATGCGCGAAGCCTACGACGCCGACATGGGCCAGTACGCGCACTCCAACGAGCCGATCCACCACATGCTCTGGATGTACAACTACGCCGGCACCCCGTCCAAGACCCAGGACCGGGTACGCCACGTGCTGACCACCCAGTACGGCCCCGGCCCCGGCTACCTCGGCGACGAGGACAACGGCCAGATGTCAGCCTGGTACGTCTTCGGCGCCCTCGGCTTCTACCCGGCGCGAATGGGCAGCACCGACTACACGATCGGCGCCCCGCTGCACCCGCGGGCCACCGTGACCCTGGAGAACGGCCGCACCTTCACCGTCGCCGCGCCCGGCGTCAGCGACACCAACCGCTACGTGCAGAGCGTCCGCCTCAACGGCGTCGCCTACACGAAGAACTACCTCACCCACGCCGACCTGCTCGCCGGCGGCACCCTCGACTTCGTGATGGGCCCCAACCCGTCCTCGTGGGGCAGCGCCACCGCCGACCTGCCGCCTTCACTGACCACCGGCACCGCCCGCCCCGCGCAGCTCACCGACCGCGCCACCGGCGGCACCCTGACCGTCACCGGCGAGAACCCGCCCACCGAGACCAAGGCCGCGCTGACCGACGACACCTCGGCCACCAAGTGGCTCACCATGGCCGGCACCGCCACCCTGACCAACCGCCTCACCGGCGCGGCCGCCATCAAGCAGTACACCCTCACGTCGGGCAACGACGCCCCCGAACGCGACTCGCGGGCCTGGACCCTGCAGGGCTCGCCTGACGGCACCACGTGGACCACCTTGGACACCCGCAGCAACATCGACTTCGCCCACCGGCGGCAGACCCGAGCCTTCGTCATCCCGGGCAACCCCGGCGCCTACCAGCAACACCGCCTGCAGATCACCGCCAACCACGGCGCCCCGATGACCCAACTCGCCGAATGGCAACTGCTCGGCTGA
- a CDS encoding winged helix-turn-helix transcriptional regulator encodes MTAPLDPDMFDPVCPSGLSPIRIGDKWAGMIIRCLEHGPRRFSELRIPLRGITAKALTKSLRALERDGLVQRTTYPDGVRRVEYDLTLLGRSLLEPMDAVCAWSREHWEELLDAREASTG; translated from the coding sequence GTGACCGCGCCACTGGACCCCGACATGTTCGATCCGGTCTGCCCGTCCGGCCTCTCGCCGATCCGCATCGGCGACAAATGGGCTGGCATGATCATCCGCTGTCTGGAGCACGGGCCCCGCCGCTTCTCCGAGCTGCGGATCCCGCTGCGCGGTATCACCGCGAAAGCGCTCACCAAGTCGTTGCGCGCGCTCGAACGCGACGGCCTGGTCCAGCGCACCACTTACCCCGATGGGGTACGCCGCGTCGAGTACGACCTGACCCTCCTCGGTCGCAGCCTGCTCGAGCCGATGGACGCCGTCTGCGCCTGGAGCCGGGAGCACTGGGAGGAACTCCTCGACGCCCGCGAAGCCTCGACCGGCTAG
- a CDS encoding quinone oxidoreductase family protein: MKAAVLHEIGGIPCYEDFPDPVAGDDEVIIDVKAVAVETVDKRIAAGTHYASRQYTAQLPAIPAFDGIGALPDGTLVGFGNPRRPYGALAERTVVPRGAYVPVPEGIDPAIATVLGTAITGMSIRTAAGFVPGETVLVQGATGVAGRLAVKVARLLGAGRIVATGRDDDQLREVQALGADAVINTAVPDEALTQAYMDSQGDGYDIVLDFLWGRPTEILLRALVPQTFAFPKPTRLVQVGESAGGALTLAAESLRTSGVEIYGAARGLGPETMQEVYQQVVTWAQSGELTFDVVKVPLSDIETAWQRTDLRGSRLVVVP; the protein is encoded by the coding sequence ATGAAGGCGGCAGTGCTGCACGAGATCGGCGGCATCCCTTGCTACGAGGACTTCCCGGATCCCGTGGCCGGCGACGACGAAGTGATCATCGACGTGAAGGCGGTCGCGGTCGAGACCGTCGACAAGCGCATCGCGGCCGGCACGCACTACGCGAGCCGGCAGTACACCGCCCAACTGCCGGCGATTCCCGCCTTCGACGGCATCGGCGCGCTGCCGGACGGCACCCTGGTCGGGTTCGGCAACCCACGCCGGCCCTACGGCGCGCTCGCCGAGAGGACCGTGGTGCCCCGGGGCGCGTACGTGCCGGTCCCGGAGGGAATCGATCCGGCGATCGCGACAGTCCTCGGCACGGCGATCACCGGCATGTCGATCAGGACTGCCGCCGGTTTCGTGCCCGGCGAGACCGTGCTCGTGCAGGGCGCCACCGGGGTCGCGGGACGACTCGCGGTGAAGGTGGCCCGGCTGCTCGGCGCCGGCCGGATCGTCGCGACCGGCCGCGACGACGACCAACTGCGGGAGGTGCAGGCCCTCGGCGCCGACGCGGTGATCAACACCGCCGTGCCGGACGAAGCGCTGACCCAGGCGTACATGGACTCCCAAGGAGATGGCTACGACATCGTGCTGGACTTCCTCTGGGGCCGGCCCACCGAGATCCTGCTGCGGGCGCTGGTCCCGCAGACCTTCGCGTTCCCGAAACCGACCCGGCTGGTTCAGGTCGGCGAATCCGCCGGCGGCGCGCTCACGCTCGCCGCGGAGAGCCTGCGCACCTCCGGGGTCGAGATCTACGGCGCGGCCAGAGGACTCGGCCCAGAGACCATGCAGGAGGTCTACCAGCAGGTCGTCACGTGGGCGCAGTCCGGCGAGCTGACCTTCGACGTGGTGAAGGTCCCGCTCAGCGACATCGAGACCGCCTGGCAGCGCACCGATCTACGGGGCAGCCGGCTCGTCGTGGTGCCCTGA
- a CDS encoding TetR/AcrR family transcriptional regulator C-terminal domain-containing protein — MALDRNRIVAEAVALLDAEGLDGVTTRKLAARLGVQSPTLYWHLPNKAALVTAIADAILDQEFGEMSPPTPDQPWQDWLRDLAERLRRALLAHPDGARVISTAQLSVTMAAMSELAMSTLVARGIPLRQARVIVLTVERFTVGHVLEEQTPRPDAQALKTFDMAAFTEQHPTVVNAIAEYFRPGRTVDDLFRDCLEVVFKGAAVTAGE; from the coding sequence TTGGCGCTGGACAGAAACCGGATCGTCGCTGAGGCCGTCGCGCTGCTGGACGCCGAGGGCCTCGACGGCGTGACGACACGCAAACTCGCTGCACGGCTCGGCGTGCAGTCGCCGACCCTCTACTGGCACCTGCCGAACAAGGCGGCGCTGGTCACCGCGATCGCCGACGCGATCCTCGACCAGGAGTTCGGCGAGATGTCACCGCCCACGCCGGACCAACCCTGGCAGGACTGGTTGCGAGACCTGGCCGAACGGCTGCGCCGCGCGCTGCTCGCCCACCCGGACGGCGCCCGGGTCATCTCCACCGCTCAGCTGTCCGTCACCATGGCAGCGATGTCCGAACTCGCCATGAGCACGCTGGTGGCACGCGGCATCCCGCTGCGGCAGGCCCGCGTGATCGTCCTGACCGTCGAGCGTTTCACGGTCGGCCACGTCCTCGAGGAACAGACGCCCCGCCCGGACGCGCAGGCGCTGAAGACCTTCGACATGGCCGCGTTCACCGAGCAGCACCCGACCGTGGTCAACGCCATCGCCGAGTACTTCCGGCCCGGCCGCACCGTGGACGACCTGTTCCGCGACTGCCTGGAGGTCGTCTTCAAGGGCGCTGCGGTCACCGCCGGAGAGTGA
- a CDS encoding SAM-dependent methyltransferase produces the protein MVPTDDETAAQLQPDIPHAARIWNYWMGGKDNFAADRAAGDAVAQVYPEIVLMAKQSREFLIRVVRYLAAEAGIRQFLDIGTGLPTMQNTHEVAQSVAPDSRIVYVDNDPLVMVHARALMAQTTDTGRTMHVQADYHDPERILTEARKLLDFSQPVGVMFMGVMGYEPDLKVVSSLVNRVLEATSPGSYLVLWDGTNTTPSVVEGAERLAQSGGVPYILRSPDEIGSLFDGLELVEPGLVQIPQWRPDGEAEWLDAYGAVARKP, from the coding sequence ATGGTGCCCACGGATGACGAGACCGCAGCCCAGCTTCAGCCCGACATTCCACATGCAGCACGCATTTGGAATTACTGGATGGGTGGCAAGGACAACTTCGCCGCCGACCGGGCCGCCGGGGACGCGGTCGCCCAGGTCTACCCCGAGATCGTCCTCATGGCGAAGCAGTCCCGCGAGTTCCTCATCCGCGTCGTGCGCTACCTGGCGGCCGAGGCCGGCATCCGGCAGTTCCTCGACATCGGCACCGGCCTGCCGACCATGCAGAACACCCACGAGGTGGCCCAGTCCGTGGCGCCGGACTCCCGGATCGTCTATGTGGACAACGACCCGCTCGTGATGGTGCACGCCCGCGCGCTGATGGCGCAGACCACCGACACCGGCCGGACCATGCATGTGCAGGCCGACTACCACGATCCGGAGCGGATCCTCACCGAGGCGCGCAAGCTGCTCGACTTCTCCCAGCCGGTCGGCGTCATGTTCATGGGCGTCATGGGCTACGAGCCGGACCTGAAGGTCGTCTCGTCCCTGGTCAACCGGGTGCTGGAAGCGACGTCCCCGGGCAGCTACCTGGTGTTGTGGGACGGCACGAACACCACGCCGTCGGTGGTGGAGGGCGCCGAGCGGCTGGCGCAGAGCGGCGGCGTGCCGTACATCCTGCGCAGCCCCGACGAGATCGGCAGCCTGTTCGACGGCCTGGAGCTGGTCGAGCCGGGCCTGGTGCAGATCCCGCAATGGCGTCCGGACGGCGAGGCCGAGTGGCTGGACGCGTACGGGGCGGTGGCCCGCAAGCCCTGA